A window of Sutcliffiella cohnii contains these coding sequences:
- a CDS encoding GNAT family N-acetyltransferase produces the protein MKKTPTLETERLLLRTLKVSDAESIYLYFSEEEMLRYYGMEPFANIIEAEKFVKDFLDDYKLIYRWGIVEKGSYELIGTCGFHAISENHKRAEIGYEIAKPFWGKGYATEAVSRLVQYGFEEFQWNRIGANVYPNNKGSQRVLEKLGFTHEGRLRGYIQQGKIAHDTNVFSILKDEFHQKKN, from the coding sequence ATGAAAAAAACACCAACATTAGAAACAGAACGATTATTATTAAGAACATTAAAAGTTAGTGATGCGGAGTCGATTTATCTCTATTTTTCTGAGGAAGAAATGTTACGTTATTATGGAATGGAACCTTTTGCGAATATTATAGAGGCAGAAAAGTTTGTAAAAGATTTCTTAGATGATTACAAATTAATTTATCGTTGGGGAATTGTGGAAAAAGGAAGTTACGAACTTATAGGAACTTGCGGTTTTCATGCAATTTCTGAAAACCATAAACGCGCAGAGATTGGATACGAAATAGCGAAACCATTTTGGGGAAAAGGGTATGCGACAGAAGCAGTGAGTCGTTTAGTTCAATACGGCTTTGAAGAATTTCAATGGAACCGCATCGGAGCAAACGTTTATCCCAACAATAAAGGCTCCCAACGTGTTTTAGAAAAACTAGGTTTTACACATGAAGGTAGACTGCGTGGATATATCCAACAAGGGAAAATTGCCCACGACA
- a CDS encoding sensor histidine kinase: MKISYKFMNSSIKKQIWLSILIVTTFTSLLFISFTYYMYEKLYIEKQVEALQLQGVQLKDMYYETSLETFSQQLKVLDESLESSIIYTDDPMLLGSGSPVHMFEGQNLISFQERQQLLEGETVQIVRLHERLNQEILAVVVPLLSQDQLVGAIFLYLPLEAISNVFQPIRLVLYVGIPIAIIIVLLAGFTISNYVTKPILDIKNVTEKMAKGDYSSRIKVKRENELSHLALSINKLSYTLEKVEEERRGFLANVSHELRTPLSYMKGYTEGFEEGLVDREKYILTVQKEVDRMERLVHNLLDLAQLEGDSYPIEFHPLVLSELIVDVVSRLEWVANEKNVSFEHTLNEEIIVFADRDRLDQVLTNIVQNAITYSKQFSSIFIELTTNNGKANIIIRDEGIGIPEKDLPHIMERFYRVNKARTRADGGTGLGLAIAEQIIKKHQGSINIHSKINEGTTVTISLPIFELE; encoded by the coding sequence ATGAAAATATCATACAAATTTATGAATAGTTCAATAAAAAAACAAATATGGCTATCCATCTTAATAGTAACAACTTTTACTAGTCTTTTGTTTATTTCATTCACGTATTATATGTATGAAAAGCTATACATAGAAAAACAAGTGGAAGCACTACAACTTCAAGGTGTTCAATTGAAGGATATGTATTATGAGACGAGTCTTGAAACCTTTAGTCAGCAACTAAAGGTGTTAGATGAGAGTCTTGAGTCATCGATTATTTATACAGACGACCCTATGTTATTAGGAAGTGGATCTCCAGTTCATATGTTTGAAGGACAAAATTTAATTTCTTTTCAAGAAAGGCAGCAATTACTTGAAGGAGAAACGGTGCAAATAGTACGGCTGCATGAACGATTAAATCAAGAAATACTTGCAGTAGTTGTTCCCCTCTTATCTCAAGATCAACTTGTAGGAGCTATTTTCTTATATTTACCGTTAGAAGCTATTTCTAATGTGTTTCAACCTATACGTCTAGTTTTATATGTTGGTATACCAATAGCAATTATCATTGTTTTACTAGCAGGTTTTACAATATCAAATTATGTAACGAAGCCTATTTTGGATATAAAAAATGTGACCGAAAAGATGGCGAAAGGTGATTATTCTAGTCGCATTAAAGTAAAAAGAGAAAATGAACTCTCTCACCTAGCGCTCTCTATAAATAAGCTATCATACACGTTAGAAAAAGTAGAAGAAGAAAGAAGGGGATTTTTAGCAAATGTGTCCCATGAGTTAAGAACACCGTTAAGTTATATGAAAGGCTATACAGAAGGATTTGAGGAAGGTTTAGTCGATAGAGAGAAGTATATACTTACGGTACAAAAAGAAGTGGATAGAATGGAAAGACTTGTTCATAATTTACTTGATTTAGCTCAGCTTGAAGGTGATTCCTATCCGATAGAATTTCATCCACTCGTTTTATCTGAACTCATTGTTGATGTTGTTTCCCGATTAGAATGGGTAGCCAATGAGAAAAATGTTAGTTTTGAACATACATTAAATGAAGAAATAATTGTTTTTGCAGATCGAGATAGATTGGACCAAGTGTTAACGAATATCGTTCAGAATGCTATCACTTATTCAAAACAATTTTCAAGTATATTCATCGAGTTAACTACCAACAATGGAAAGGCTAACATAATTATACGTGATGAAGGTATCGGTATACCTGAAAAGGATCTACCTCATATAATGGAACGATTTTATCGCGTCAATAAAGCTAGAACTAGGGCTGATGGTGGTACAGGTTTAGGGTTGGCTATAGCTGAACAAATAATAAAGAAACATCAAGGATCAATTAACATCCATTCAAAAATTAATGAAGGTACTACTGTAACAATATCGTTACCTATTTTTGAATTAGAATGA
- a CDS encoding FixH family protein: MRILKFLLTSFTLLIVLVACGGGDGATGDNNNEIPKMVEVDLQVDDRVTPNEPIQFKTFVTQGNENVDDADEVVYEIWNVQDGREKSEMIEALHSGNGLYEIEHTLTNENVYFVQVHVTARNLHVMPMKHFVVGDFTEEEVEALLHEYEMKKDDHSNHHNDDSHETEEETNHNEG, from the coding sequence ATGAGAATATTAAAATTTTTATTAACTAGTTTTACATTACTAATCGTGTTAGTTGCTTGTGGAGGTGGGGATGGAGCAACTGGTGACAATAATAACGAAATCCCGAAAATGGTAGAAGTAGATTTACAAGTAGATGATAGAGTGACTCCTAATGAACCAATACAGTTTAAAACTTTCGTAACACAGGGCAATGAAAATGTTGATGATGCAGATGAAGTTGTTTATGAAATATGGAATGTACAAGATGGTAGAGAGAAAAGCGAGATGATTGAAGCGCTCCATAGTGGGAATGGATTATATGAAATAGAGCATACTTTAACTAACGAGAACGTATATTTCGTGCAAGTGCATGTTACAGCAAGAAATTTGCATGTAATGCCTATGAAGCATTTCGTTGTTGGAGATTTTACAGAGGAAGAAGTGGAAGCATTACTACATGAGTACGAAATGAAAAAGGATGATCATAGTAATCACCACAATGATGATTCTCATGAAACGGAAGAAGAAACCAACCATAATGAAGGATAA